In the Streptomyces sp. SJL17-4 genome, GGTCAGCCAGCCCTCGGTGACGCGCTTCGCGGTCTCCCTCGGGTTCAGCGGATATCCCGCCCTGCGAGAGGTGCTCCAGCCCATCGCCCTGAGCGCGGTGGCCGGCACTCCCGACAGTCGCGAGCAGCTGCGGCACAACGAGCTTCAGGCCGCCGTCGACGCCGAGATCGAGAACCTGGAGAACGTCCGCCGCCTCCTCACCGACACCAGCCAGGTACTGGGGATCGGCCGCGAACTGGCCCGCTCGACACCTCTGACCGTCCTCGGCCTCCGCATCTCGGTCTCCCTCGCGGAGTACTTCGCCTACGCCGCCCGCCGCATCCACCCGGACGTCCGCGTGGTGACCCGCGGTGGCAGCGTGGCCTACGACACACTGCTCCAGTCCCGGGCCGCCGGCGGCAGCTGGGTGCTGGCCTTCGCCATGCCCCGGCACGCCAAGGAGACCCTGGCCGCCCTGCGGGCCGCCCGCAGCACCGGCCTGCGCGTGGTGCTGATCACCGACCCCACCGTCGGCCCGCTTGTCGACGAGGCCGACGTGGTGCTGACGGCAGGGACCGGGTCACGGCTGGTCTTCGACTCGTACGCGGCCCCCGGCATGCTCTCCGCCGCCCTGCTGCAGGCCATGGCCGATGCCGACCCCGAGCGGACCCAGGCACGGCTCGAACAGTATGAGCAGGCCGCTGACCAGCACGGATTCTTCCTCTAGCAGCGGGCCACGGGTTCCTGGGCACCGCTCCCGCAGAGGCATGCGCAGCGTCTGATCTGCATGTAATTTTTCATACTCTTGCTTACTCGACGGTATATATATTTACTGAATCCAGTGTTCCGGATCCGCCGGATGCCAGGGAGGACGCCCCACGTCCTTGCCGAACAGCCACCCAGCGCGCCACCCCCTCCTCCTAGGCGCGCCGGGTGATGGTCACGGCTTTACGGATCCCTCGGAACGCCCGTGGCGGCCTCGGTCAACCCCTGGACCGAGGCCGCCCCTCACCGGCCCGATCGCGATCGCCCGCCGACCGGTCAAGACGAGTCCGCCCAAGCGGTCCCCAAGGGCAGTGCGCCGCGGCCAGCCTTTCGCAGGCAAGCCGTCACGCTTTTCGCGTGAAACGTTGTCAGGACAACCGCACCGGCTCGGTCGCATCCAGTGCACGCGACGCGCCCGTCGGGGCGACACCGTCGCTCTCCGGTGCGTTCACAGTGGCTCCGCCCACCCGTTTCGCACCGCGTACGCGCCGAGCTGCATCCGGGTTCGGACTCCCGCCATGTCCATGAGGTGGCGCAGGCGGCGGTGCAGCGTGCGCGGTGACAGACCGAGTTGTGTCGCGGCCGTCAGATCCGTGAGGCCGGTCAGGAGCAGCGCGAGGATCCTGCGGTCCAGCTCGGTCGGGCCCTGCGGACCGACCTCGGCGATGGCTGCGGCTTCGTCTCCCGTGTACGACAGTTCGAGCGGGTGGGCCGTGCGCCATACCGTCTCGAACAGTGCGTCCAGCGCGTCCAGCAGGCCACTGCGGTGCAGCAGCACGGCACCGGGCTCGCCCGCCGGTGTGACCGCGAGGGGGACAAGGCCGAGGTCGGCGTCAGCCAGCACGAGTTTCATCGGCAGGTCGTCGGCGACACGCAGTTGCACTCCGTTGCGCAGGGAATCGATCGCGTCGCGGACGATACCCGGCTCGGCCAGCACGGCGCGGTCCAGTACCGCTCGGAAGAGCACTCCGCGGTCGAGGGCCATGGGCTCGGCCGTGTTCTCGTCGGGAGGCAGGGCGACGAATGGTGCGGTGATGAAGGAGCGGACCTGCGTGCGGGCTGCCTGCTGCACCTGGAGGAAGCGGTGACGGATGGCGTCGACGCCCGTGACGACCTCGAACAGATCGTTGATGCTGCTCCCGGTCATCGCCGCCCGGTGTTCCTCGGCCAAGGTCACCAGTGCGTGCTCGGCCATGCGCAGCCCGTCCCGGCGCTGGCTGATGAGGGAGCCGAGCGCCATGGCCGGTGGCGCGGCGGTGAAGAGCTCGTCCGCCGACCTGATCACCAGTCCCCACCCGACCAGGCGGGACAAGGCCTTGTCCACGTCGGCTCCCGATACACCGAGAAGATCCGACAGCAGCGTCGCGGTGGAGTTCGGCCGTCCGAGCAGCCCCCGATAGACGTGCTCGTCGTCGGGTTCGAGGCCCAGAACATCCAGCATCGGTGACCGACTCCGTTCCACTTTCAACAGCGGGGAGAGTATGCGCCATGGCGGCAGCCCCTGAATAGTCCCTGCTGGGAGCAGGTGCGAGGGGAGGGGCCCCGGGGAGTCGTCTCCCCGGGGCCCGACAATGCGGTTCATCGCAGGCCGTACGCCCGGATGATCTCGTTCTTCACGCTGAAGCCGCTGTCCGTCTCGGCGCTCGCGCGGAGAGAGACGAAGCCGCCGGGCTTCTTGGCCGTTCTGAACGGACCCGTCCAGTAGCCGTCGGTGCCCTTGGTCAGGGTCACCTTCTGCCAGGTGGAGCCGTCGTCGTACGAGACGTCCAGCTGCACCTTGGTGACGGTGCCCGGCACGGTGCCGAGGTTCATCGACACCGGCTTGAGGGCGATCTGCTGGTGTGCGTTGGCCTTGACGTCACCGTGCAGGTCCGTCTCCAGCTCGTAGTCAAGGTTCAGCACCGAGAACGGCTCGAAGAAGTCCGAGTCGACGGTGTCGGACATGAACGTCCACTCACTGTGAGTGCGCGTCGACAGCCGGAACACGTCCCCGGGCCGCTCCACGTCGAGGACGGCACGGTAGGGCAGGTTGCCCGCCGGTACCTCGACCCACTGCATGTCCCCGCCGACCGGGTTGTCGTGGATCAGCGTGTCGCCCTGGAATACCTGCAGATGGGACGGCGTCTCACCCCACGGCAGGAAGCCGCCGAGGCGCATGTTGTCGCTCGCGGATGCCCAGGCCTGCACGTTCCAGGTCATGTAGTTCTGCCAGCGGGAGTTGTACACGCCGAAGGACTCGCTCTGGGCGGGCCGGGTCGCCGGAGCGAACCAGTCCAGCCGGGTGGTGCTGCCCCGGGTGTACGTGTTGTCGCCCGACACCATCACCCACGGGAGGCCTCCATCGATGCCCTGCGCGTGGAACTCCCTCCAGACCTGGCCCGGGGTGACCCATTCGGTCCGGGTGCCCGGGTGCCACTCGAGCTCGGGGAAGTTGAACGACGGGCTGAGGGTGAAGTCGGAACGGTATCCTTCCGCCAACTTGCCTTCGGTGGCCGAGTAGTAGCGGGCGTCGATCCGGGCGAGGTCGTCCTGGGTCGGCTTGTAGACCAGAGCCCGGTCCGGCACCCGGCCGGGGTAGTCCCGGGTCAGGTCGTAGACGAACGGCGTGTGCTCGGTCTGCTTGACGGTCAGCTTCAGCATGCCGGCCTTGGCCATCGAGATGAGGGCCTTGCCCGCGTCGCGGTGCACGGTGGCGACCGGGATGGTCGACTCGCCGACGTACTCCATCAGGGCGCCGACACCGTCGTTGACCACGATCAGTGCCGTGGCACCGGCCGCTACCGCGGCCGCGGTGCGTTCCTGAGGCGAGACCTCGTCTCTGCGCTCGACGACAACGACCTTGCCCTTGGCCTGGACCTTCTGGTACTCGGCCGCCGCTCCGCTGCCCGCGAAGACGGCGTCCAGCCTGTCGGTGGCGGTGTCCAGGGCGCTGCCCGCCTGCACCAGCGTCTCGAAGCGCAGCCGGCCGTCCGGCGTGCTCAGGCCGAGTTGCGGCTCGCCCTTGCGCCAGCGGGTGATCAGCATGAAATCGCCCTGCTTCATGGGCTCCGTCGGTGCGACGTAGACGTCGTCGTACGTCGGCGGCAGCACGTACGCGCTGCGGTAGTCCATGTACGCGTCGAGGCCCGAGTAGTGGACGTTGAAGTCGACCTTGCGCTGGTGGTCCTCGGTGCGCTGCGGCGCCTCGGTCTGCAGCAGACGTGCCTTGCTCGCGTCCAGCACCACGTCCGCGGAGCCGCCCTTGAGGACGGTCTCCGGGTCGACCAGCACGGCCACACCCGACCGGTCCGCCTTCTCACCGGCCACGTCGAGGTACGCCGCGACGGTGTACAGGCCGGGGGGCATGCGCATGGTGGTCGAGCCGTCGACGTAGACCGACCACGGCCAGAAGTCACCGGCCAGGTTGATCGTGACCGACCCGGCGGCCGGCTTTCCGTCGCGGCCGACCAGCTTGATGTTCAGGTCGTAGCGCTCCTCCTCCTTGAGGAGCGCGACCGATGTGCGGGTCACCGGCTGCCCCGTGGCCGCATCGGTGGCGATCACGTAGCCGGCGTGCCGGCCGACGGAGGCGGTCTGCGGGTCACCGGTCACCGGGACGGCGGCGGTGCCGCCCGCCGGGACGGTCACCGTGGGGGCGCCCAGCGTGAACGGGCCGTCGGCGTCGGTCAGCGCCAGGTTGAGCGTGACGTCGGCGGAACCCGTGTTGGTGAAGGTCATGTCCTTGGTGACGGGGACGTCGCTCGACTGGTGCGGCCATGTGTAATTGCCGAAGAAGAGCGGTCCGGTGCTGCGGACCGTGGTGCGCACGGCGGCGGCGACGTCGAGGCGACCAGTGCCGACCTCGTACGGCGAGTACCCGTCGGCCAGGCCCTTCGCGGTGCTCATCAGGTGTTCCTTGAGCTGCGCGCCGGTCCAGTCCGGGTGCCGCTGTGCCAGGATCGCCGCAGCGCCGACCACGTGCGGGGTGGCCATCGAGGTGCCGCTGATGGTGCGGTAGAGACCCTCACCGCCGTCGGTCATCTCCTGCGAGCGAGCTGCGGTGATGGCAACGCCGGGCGCCGCGATATCGGGCTTCATGGCGCCGGAGTAGGCGAGCGGGCCGGTACTGGAGAAGGACGCGAGCCGGTCCTCTTTGTCCGTGGCGGCCACGGTCAGCGCCGAGGCGGCGGCACCCGGGGAGGAGATGCTCTCCGGGCCCGCGTTGCCGGCGGCTATGACGAACAGCGTGCCGTACTGCGCGGACAGCGCGTCGACCGTCTGCGACATCGGGTCGCTGCCGTCCGTCGGGTAGGAGTCACCGAGGCTCATGTTGACGACGTCCGCGCCCGATTCGGCGGCCCACTGCATGCCGGCCATGACCCAGGAGTCCTGGCCGTAGCCCTCCGCGCCGCCGAGCACCTTGCCGACGAACAGGTCGGCTCCGGGTGCGACGCCCTTGTTGTCGCCTCCGGAAGCGGAGCCCGAACCGACGATCGTCCCGGCCACGTGCGAGCCGTGCCCGTTGACGTCGGTGACGGCCTCACCCGGCACGAAGCTGGCCGTGCCGTCGATCAGGCCGGCGAAGTCGGGGTGGTTGACGTCGATGCCGGTATCGAGCACCGCGACCTTGACGCCTTTGCCGGTGTAGCCGGCCGCCCAGGCCTCGGGCGCGCCGATCAGCGGCACGCTCTCCTTCAGGCTGGCCTTGACCCGGCCGTCGAGCCACAGCTTCGCCATACCCGCGCCCAGCGTCGCGCTGTCCTGTGGCGCCACCGTGGTCCAGAAGGTGCGGGCCTGCCGCTTCTCGGTGCTGAGCGCCGCGCCGCGGATGCTCTTGAGGTCGCGGGTCAGCCTGCTGCCCCGGGGAGCCGTCGGCGGGCCGGCCGCGCGGGACTTCGCATGGGTGTACGTCGCGATCAACGGCACCGCGGCCGACTTCGCGTCGTCGTAGCCCATCTCGATCAGATCGGTGACGTTGAACAGCCGCCGGTCCAGCTTGTCCGTGCCCAGCAGCGGCGCTGCCTCGTCCGGGATGACGAACAAGTCGCCCTTGATCTGCTGAACTTTCACGCCACCGACGGCGCTGTCCGGCCGGTCGACGTCGGCCGTCTGCTTGCCGTCGGCCATCGTGGTGACCGTGACGATGTCGCCGGTGACCAGGGTGACCTTGTGGGTCGCCGAGGGCTTGGCGGAGGCGGTGGGTTTGCTCGGAGCGGCTTGTGCGGGGGCGTGCAGGACTGCGAGTGCCGACGCCACGAGGGGCACCACAGTGGCGGCCGAGATCAGCTGCCACCGCCCGCGCCGGAAGGCGGATGCATGAGAGGGCGAGTACATGCCATGGGTCTATCGACCGGTGAACGTCGTCGTGAAGGCCTCATGACGGCAAGTCCTCGCCATGGCAAATGTTTGTCAGCCGTGAACCCCGCGATTTCGGGCGCAAAGGCACCGTACCGAGACGCAAGGTTCGGCGGCCCGTCCGCTCCCTGCCACATGGTTCGGTCCACGAGCCCGGTGAAGATGGTGCGGTGCGGGCCGCGTGCCGCTGCCGGGGTGGAGGTGGCTCTCCCGCCGCAGTGAATGGCGGCGCGCTGCGACCCTTCCCGTTCGGCCGACGTGCGCCCGGGACCGACGGGGGTCAGATTGGAGGTATCCGATCCACCGGACGGCCGGTCTCGGCGGGCAGCCCGGACGAGATGGAGGAGCCTGACATGACGACCCACGTGGGTGCACCCGGTCGGCGGGACGAATCGCACGCCAGCGGTTGGCTGGTGTTCGCCGCCGTCATCATGGTCTTCAGCGGCATCATGACGCTGCTCGGGGGCATTTCGGCCATAGCCAAGGACGACGTCTTCCTGGCCACTCGTAACTATGTCTACGAGCTCGACCTCACCGGCTGGGGGTGGATCCACCTCATCATGGGCATTCTGATCGTGCTCACCGGCGTAGCCCTGTTCACCGGTGCCACATGGGCCAGGGTCGTCGGCGTGGGGCTGGCCGGTCTCAGCATGATCGCCAACTTCATGTGGCTCCCTTACACGCCCTGGTGGGCGGTGCTGCTCATCGCCATCGACGCCCTGGTCATCTGGGGGTTGTGCGTCGCACCCCGACCGATCAGGGACTGACGGTCGGGACCGGCGCCCATGGCACACGGAACAACGACCGGGGAGCCTCCGCAGCTGCTGCTCGTCGTCGGCGTCGCCGGGTCCGGCAAGTCGACGGTGGGGCGCCTCCTCGCCGATCGACTGGGCTGGGTGTACCGGGATGCGGACGAGTTCCACTCCGAGGCAAACCGATCCAAGATGGGCGCCGGTCACGCCCTCACGGACAGCGACCGGGC is a window encoding:
- a CDS encoding MurR/RpiR family transcriptional regulator, with the translated sequence MSSDQQARARAAAITPGGGPPGPEELAPTDRLLALFDGHRLSPGQRRIAQYLLDHLTEAAFLSITELAERVGVSQPSVTRFAVSLGFSGYPALREVLQPIALSAVAGTPDSREQLRHNELQAAVDAEIENLENVRRLLTDTSQVLGIGRELARSTPLTVLGLRISVSLAEYFAYAARRIHPDVRVVTRGGSVAYDTLLQSRAAGGSWVLAFAMPRHAKETLAALRAARSTGLRVVLITDPTVGPLVDEADVVLTAGTGSRLVFDSYAAPGMLSAALLQAMADADPERTQARLEQYEQAADQHGFFL
- a CDS encoding helix-turn-helix domain-containing protein, which codes for MLDVLGLEPDDEHVYRGLLGRPNSTATLLSDLLGVSGADVDKALSRLVGWGLVIRSADELFTAAPPAMALGSLISQRRDGLRMAEHALVTLAEEHRAAMTGSSINDLFEVVTGVDAIRHRFLQVQQAARTQVRSFITAPFVALPPDENTAEPMALDRGVLFRAVLDRAVLAEPGIVRDAIDSLRNGVQLRVADDLPMKLVLADADLGLVPLAVTPAGEPGAVLLHRSGLLDALDALFETVWRTAHPLELSYTGDEAAAIAEVGPQGPTELDRRILALLLTGLTDLTAATQLGLSPRTLHRRLRHLMDMAGVRTRMQLGAYAVRNGWAEPL
- a CDS encoding S8 family serine peptidase, with the translated sequence MYSPSHASAFRRGRWQLISAATVVPLVASALAVLHAPAQAAPSKPTASAKPSATHKVTLVTGDIVTVTTMADGKQTADVDRPDSAVGGVKVQQIKGDLFVIPDEAAPLLGTDKLDRRLFNVTDLIEMGYDDAKSAAVPLIATYTHAKSRAAGPPTAPRGSRLTRDLKSIRGAALSTEKRQARTFWTTVAPQDSATLGAGMAKLWLDGRVKASLKESVPLIGAPEAWAAGYTGKGVKVAVLDTGIDVNHPDFAGLIDGTASFVPGEAVTDVNGHGSHVAGTIVGSGSASGGDNKGVAPGADLFVGKVLGGAEGYGQDSWVMAGMQWAAESGADVVNMSLGDSYPTDGSDPMSQTVDALSAQYGTLFVIAAGNAGPESISSPGAAASALTVAATDKEDRLASFSSTGPLAYSGAMKPDIAAPGVAITAARSQEMTDGGEGLYRTISGTSMATPHVVGAAAILAQRHPDWTGAQLKEHLMSTAKGLADGYSPYEVGTGRLDVAAAVRTTVRSTGPLFFGNYTWPHQSSDVPVTKDMTFTNTGSADVTLNLALTDADGPFTLGAPTVTVPAGGTAAVPVTGDPQTASVGRHAGYVIATDAATGQPVTRTSVALLKEEERYDLNIKLVGRDGKPAAGSVTINLAGDFWPWSVYVDGSTTMRMPPGLYTVAAYLDVAGEKADRSGVAVLVDPETVLKGGSADVVLDASKARLLQTEAPQRTEDHQRKVDFNVHYSGLDAYMDYRSAYVLPPTYDDVYVAPTEPMKQGDFMLITRWRKGEPQLGLSTPDGRLRFETLVQAGSALDTATDRLDAVFAGSGAAAEYQKVQAKGKVVVVERRDEVSPQERTAAAVAAGATALIVVNDGVGALMEYVGESTIPVATVHRDAGKALISMAKAGMLKLTVKQTEHTPFVYDLTRDYPGRVPDRALVYKPTQDDLARIDARYYSATEGKLAEGYRSDFTLSPSFNFPELEWHPGTRTEWVTPGQVWREFHAQGIDGGLPWVMVSGDNTYTRGSTTRLDWFAPATRPAQSESFGVYNSRWQNYMTWNVQAWASASDNMRLGGFLPWGETPSHLQVFQGDTLIHDNPVGGDMQWVEVPAGNLPYRAVLDVERPGDVFRLSTRTHSEWTFMSDTVDSDFFEPFSVLNLDYELETDLHGDVKANAHQQIALKPVSMNLGTVPGTVTKVQLDVSYDDGSTWQKVTLTKGTDGYWTGPFRTAKKPGGFVSLRASAETDSGFSVKNEIIRAYGLR